ATCTTGCAGTTGGGATATGAGGACAGTCCTTATCTAATCACAGTTGAATTCCCCCTGAAAAGTATGATATTTTGATGTGCATATGAGAAAATATTTATACGAGCTCTTTGTcagctttcttctttcttttttttccgagGACGGACCAATTATTTGGTTGTATGTGTTCAATCAGCCATAAACATATTGTATGCAAATGAAGTCACAAGGCACATGGAAGATTGGATGCGTATTGGTGAGCAAAACTTTAGGGCTGATTGGACATTACCAACTTATTTGATTAAACATGTCTGTTTAGAACGTAGCAATAATACTCAAATACTCTATTCATCCAAATTATGCAATTAAAGACAAGTTAGATATCAACTGTTTTGCCACACAGCAAATTCTTGTCTTTCTTGCCCTCAAATCTTTCCTCTACAACTAGGATGGGGGACATCAATTTCTAGTTGAATTTCCTTATTTGCTTGAGAGTTTGTTTCTTCCCCTGATGACTAGAGTATTGATCTTTCTAATGTCCTCGTAGGCTTTTTATGTTTTTCACTTTTTAAGGAGAATGGAAATACATGTATTTTTGACATATCATTACTCATCGACTTGCGAGTATACATGATACATGATGAGCTAATGGCAATCAATTTTCCTTCCAAACTATCGAACCATTACTTGAAGTCGCCATTTTATACGCACCAATCAAATTTAACATTAGTGCTCCCTCATTTTTGCcataagaagaagaagctaCAGCTATATGTTCTTTTTTTATTGTTCCCCTTAACTCTATGCATGCATAAAATTTAGACATTACAATCTCATTATGGTACATTATTGTCTCATTTTTCTCGACGCTGGTATTACAGTCTCATTATGGTACATGCAGTTCTCGACCGGGTGCACTATATATTAACTGTAGCTACACGTTGCCTATCATGCTGCATTGGGATCTATATTCCAAGAGGAGATCACATAATTATCAAATGGCTGTTATTTCTGAATCAGCTTGTTGAAGGAATGATGCAGGCCTCTTCTTTGCCTAGGTGGACGCATGGATGTAGGTTTTATGTCATCAGCATGGCGTGTGAGTTACATCGTAGCAGGAGTCCAGTCGTTGGCGaaaccaaaaagaaagaaaaaaaaaatcctttgttTCTTCCTATATACTTCATCCCAAAACAAAGTCCCATTCTCctgaagggagagagagagggagagagagagagagagagagtttagcCGGCCATTATAGGATACCATGCATTCTTCtcctcagaaaaaaaaaaagggggaaagagGATACCATGCATGCACCTTCACTAGGTTCGAGTCTCTTCGTATGATCCGTGGATGCAGTGAATGGCCGTTACTTGTGAAATGTTAATATCGATTGGGCCCAGTGGTTTGTTTTTGCAACGACACTTGCAAACGTATCTCCATGTCGATCCATGTCTAGTACCAGTGATTGGCCTGATATGGCTTGTCCTTTGCCACCCTACTTTGGCTGCCATGTGAGTCGCCAGCTTCAACATATAAGATTTCTATCTCATCCAATTCTTGGGGCCAATTTTGGTTGACAAGATGACAAGATGGTCCTTTTATTGGCAAGCCTATTAGGGCCCATTTTCTGTCCCCTTTCGCACACACCTTGTGCAGATGCAGACACGCACATATCCTGTGCGAGAATAGAAAGATaagaaacagaaaaccaaaaaaaatcatgataagAATGATCAGTTGTTTCGACACAAGCTATAGTAGGGAACAGCAGTATTCAAATGCTTTGATGTGATCTGATGTCGCATAGGTTTTTGGGTAAGTATGGTGATAGGTATGGTGAAATATATGGACTGAATTTTATACTACTAAAGACTTGTACCACCATGAGCCTAACGTTTCCTTCTAAACTTTTATATCATTGCAAATATATTCACCTTAGAGAAGGTCTACGACTAAGCAAACAAAGACACCGGATAACTAATCTATTCCTAACTGGATTTAGCGTAGATGAGTCGAAAAAATAACAGGTCCTGAAGTGCACTTTATAGCTCTTTCTTTGCCATCCAAAGAGCATCTCTGTCCTGAGTCAGAGTTCGGACCCGACCTCACCAACTCCTGCCATCACGAACTCTCTTTCTTTCCCATCAACCCGCGTAGCCGTGAAACTTGCCCCAGGCCCCCAGCCCAGAACTGTTCTCCTTATCGGGTCTTTGCCGCAACGTGTTCGAGGCGCCCGCGTGGTCATCCCAACTTCCAGACAATCTGCACCGTCCGATGGACGGGCGTACACCTGATGAACCACCAGTGATGATTTGCAGATCCAAGAATATACCTCATGCAATCATGCGAAGACCATCGGTAAACGCATCGACGGTCAACATTGGTTTCTTTCGAGGACTTCCCCTTGTTTCACAGttccaatctttttttttcccctcatcCTCCTCTTGGGGAAGTTACGATGGACCCCAACGGGGAGAATTCCATGCGTGAACACCTCCCCGCTGCCGGTTTCTCGTGATGCGATTTCGACATGCCGACGCCCTCAGAAAGTTACgagccttttttttatttttagtttagCCTTGGCCAATCCGAAAATAGGAGAATCCCAAGAACCCCAAGAAATCATGGAGGAAGGTAGCTGGAGATACGTGCAAAGATGGAGACGGCATGATGATGGGACCGCGGGGCGGCGAAGGGAGGAGAGCTGACGCACGTGCGACGCGTGCGGGGGAAGGGGGTGGTGCCCACGCGACCCGTTTGCGGATAGATCCGGAAAGGGACGACCTTTCCTGGGACTCGGTCGTGGCCCGGCTCCTAACAATACGGCATTTACTCCCCGCAAGGGGGCTCCCCTTTCGGCGAGTTGGTttcgattttttctttttaaaaaaaccatttccttttttattaattttaaaaaaattaaattaccagGGATAAAAACCGGAAAAACTGGCCGGCATGGCACGATAGGGTGCGAAGGATCCCGGGAGTTGCAGTTGGAGTACATAAAATCTCATAAAACCGAACTTAAAATGAACAATTCaattaataaacaaaaaaaaagatagctggaagaaaaaaagaatatagaTTATGGTTTAATGCTAATGATAATGGAGGAATTGGATGGTTTTTTTTGTTACTATAATGAAAGGGAACTGCTGGCTTGACGCGTGGGTATTGATTTTTTTAGCCTCGCCGTTCCAACAAACCCCAGCAGTTATCTTGACTTCGACAACCCGGCCACCGATTTTAATTTTCTAGAGACCAAGACATGGATGGGTTGGAGTCTCTCTGGAAAATCACCAAAAGGctcatttatgattgatttaattattaagaaaggaaaaagaaaaattccaaAAGCATTTCCGCGTTAGAGGTGGAGCTCATGCTCGCGGTACCATCACCACTTCCTTATAAtttctttttggattttttttggatgcGAATTGACGCCATAATAACCAGCCAAAATAAGAAGATGGTGAATTGATAAAAATGAGAGCGAAAGATAGAGAGAAAGGTATGAGTGGTGAGACCATGCCGTGAAGGAGATGCATGACTTTAGGAATAAGGCGTTCcttccaaattatatatacgCTGCTTATTTTTCATAATTATCTTTTCCAAATCTTAATTGCCTTCCTTTTGTATTAATttagttttcctttctttctctctctctccttcttcttgtgGGTTGGGTCTTTTGGTGGTGGGATGCTTGTCACCTACTCCTTCTAGTTCCACTCTTCCTTGttctcctcccctcctctctctctctctctccctctctctctctcccacagAAAAATAATGGAAAACTAGAAGCTTTACACTTGCATCAGCTTCTCCATCTCTCCAAACTTTGTGATATTTTTTCTTCTAAGTTTCTCGGTGGTCTTCTGCTTCTGTTGCTATGGAGAAGCACGCTTGCAAGCTCTGCTTCCGCCGCTTCGCCAACGGCCGAGCGCTGGGCGGTCACATGCGGTCCCACGTGACTTTGGCCACTCCAGCGGCCAAAGCCCAGCTATTCCACGACTCCTCCGCCTCATCCACCTCCGCCTTCTCCCGGGAAGCGCCGGCGGCCGCGGCGGAGGAAGTAGAAGAGCGGGGAGGCGACGTGGAGGGGAAGGGGATTGGGCTCTGCTATGGCCTTAGAGAGAATCCAAGGAAGAGCTTCCGGCTAGTGGATCCGGAATTCTCCTGGTCCCTCGCAGCCGTGGAGGCCGGCTCCTCCTCCATCGTCCAGGATCGGGAGAGCGAGACCGAGTCCTCCCATCTCATCCCCACCTCGCCATCTCATCCCCGCCGCTCTAAGCGCCCACGCCGAGCCCCTCCACCACCCCCGCCGGAGCACCCCGAGCCGGAACCGGTGAGCTCCGTCTCCGACACCACCCCCGAGGAGGACGTCGCCCTCTCCCTCATGATGCTCTCCCGCGACATCTGGACCAAGACCAAGACCGAAGCAGAGGACGAGGACGAGGAGCAGCGATCGAACGGCTGGGATGAAGAGGATgacgcggaggaggaggaggaggagggacagATCGTCGCCGGCAGATCGCGGCcgctgccgccgccggccgGTGCGGCGAGGGGGAGGAGCAAGTACCAGTGCGGCACGTGCAAGAAGGTGTTCCGGTCGTACCAGGCGCTGGGGGGCCACCGGGCGAGCCACAAGAAGAGCAGGGGAGGATGCATCCCGGCCGTCCAGGCCCAGATCCACGACGCAGAGTCCTCCGAGGGCAATGCCGATCGGGGGCCCAGCAAGGTCCACGAGTGCCCCTTCTGCTTCCGCGTCTTCAGCTCCGGCCAGGCCCTCGGCGGCCACAAGCGCTCCCACCTcgtctcctccgccgccgccaccaccaccaTTTCCATCTCCTCGCCGGCGCCGCTCCCCCCATCTCCGTCCTTTCCTCGCATCATCGCCAAGTGCGGCGGGAACTTCAGCTTCATCGATCTCAACCTCCCCGCTCCAATAGAGGACGACGTCGAGCTCTCCGCCGTCTCTGATGCCGAGTTCATTATTGCAAACCGTACGTCAAACTGAGAGTtgcttctctcttcctcttcttctacacTCCCCAATTCCATCACTCCGAACTCCAGAGCAAGATGACGAAGTACAGAATCCGGTTGGATCGTGAGCAGGTTCGAAGTTTCGAGGTAGGAACTATAAAAACAAACTAAACCAACCTAGAAAAAAATCAGGACGCAGTTTAATATTTTCAGCATTGAATTTGACAAGTCTGGTGATTTGCTGCTTTCTTTGTATATCTATCTAtcgctcctcctttgcttcttcTGACATTAAATCTCCATTTTTATGGCTTTGGTGTTGGagaatttattcttggttttcaaGTTACCGCAGCTGCTTACTGTAACAGCTGATCGATCAGTAGCTTGGGTGTATGGAAATTGAGAAACTCCACTTTAATTTAACTATTCCTTTGTCCATTTTAGCTTATTATTACGACTGCCCAGCGGCCGCTTATTCCAGCCTGACTGTGTCCTAGTCGCCTCCAAAAAGTTAATCTAAAGAAATACTTGTCGaggattttattttataattaatcGAAGTAAAAGAGAACCGAGCTTGGAGCTTTCCTAGTCCCTCGCTAGCTAATGACATCTCACTTCATCTGGAGTTTGGTGAGAAGTTCTTCGTTGCTGCTCTGCTGCTACTGCTGCTCTCACCTGCAAAGCTTCCCCTGGCACCGCCAGTACttgttcttttcttcctcctttccccCCGCCTCACCTTTTTTGGtggcttccttcttttcctcgcTTCCACGCCTCGCGTCCACGTCCCCCCTTGGACCCTCTCgtccgcgcgcgcgcgcgctcgctcgctcgctcgctggCCATCCGCCTCCGGTTTGGTGGCTGTGCGATCCAGCCGAGATTAGCGCCAAACAAATCCGCCATAATGGATCCGAGCATATCACCACAAATATTTCCCGTGCTTCCGAAAACGAATCGGGTGGAGAAATGGCACCGGGAATGGACTCAGTCAAGAGAGGACTTGGTGGTCCCATCACGTGGCTGGCTTAGAGGTACGTCTGATGTCGGCGATGGGACGCTTTCGGGTGGCGACCCACGCATCCGAGAGTTTTTAGTCGAGGTCCCGCTTTCGAAGAAGGCCCCCACACCCCGCTGGCTTAAAATGTTTCCGGACTTCCCAAAATAGCCCTGGGAGGCGAGCATATTTTTTTAACGGGTGTCGCGTAGGAAAACATGCCATCCAGAGCCGCCCGCGGCTCCAGTTTCTGTCAAAAGCGTCCTGCCGTGGCTGGCAGTTGCTGCGCTGGTCATTCCCATGGTGCCCCGTTCCTGCCCATCAGCACCGTCCATTTCCGCCTGGCGCATGCGGGTCCAGCGATCCGAGGGTCCGAGCCATCTCAACAGCGCGATCTCGTGTGCCCGGGGGCTTTCGGCGCTGTGGAGTGTGGACCAGgctaagagaaaaataaaaaataaaaaataacaaattaatTTGCGCGAAATTACGGGAATGCCACTACGGTAGAAGAGGGAAGGATTGTTGGGTACGTGCGTTTGTGGTGGGATCTGGACTTTAACTGATCCAACGAACAGCGGCAGCAAAACCGGCGGAAATGGAGTGTGCGGTGAGAGGGGGGAGGGAGTAATGCTGAGGTGACACGAAAAGGTACATAAAAAAATCACACAACTACGTGTCATAAATGAGGTATGCTTCGCTGGCATATCGTCGGCGAGTAATGACGGCGAGACGCCGACTCCCCCCTCGGAACCTGTCGGagagagttttttttctttaaaaaaagtcCTTCACCGCCcgtacctcctcctcctcccttacCCGATGCCATGAAGCTAGCCCTCTGCGGCAGCGCCGCCCCTCGTCGGCGGAGGGAAAAATCGAACCGCGCCTCAAGGCTCCCAGCCTCTCCAAGGCGGagaagaaaatatagaaaaggaaaggaaaaactaaaatgcCGCATTCTTATTGCACGTGCCTTTCTTTTCTCTGGGCGACCTTGTCGCCTAGCGCTGCCGCCCGCCACCGATCCCGCCATTGCTGACCTAAATTTATCTGGAACGCTGGAAGCAGCGGAGGGCTCGGTTCGTGCTGTCCGTGTTTGAAAAAGCGAGGCTTGGGAAGGGAGAGAGTCGAGAAGGGGAGTTCTtttgtctctcttttttttcctcaaaatttCTCTCCGCCGGTGAAGGTCGGAAGCGCTGGCCGCGTCGGAAGGCTCGGTTCATAACGCCAATGTTCCAGAGGGTGGTAGGCTTGGGAGCTACGGtggaacttttttttcttttggccgGCGAGGGGCCGTGAGCGGCGGAGCCATAGTTAGTATCTGCCAACTGGGATGCCAGCAAAGCATGCCATGTCAGGACACACATAGATACGtgattttttattgttttttggaACTTTTCCGTGCTAGCTTTGCATTACTcgccccggggggggggggggggggtgttgggggagagggagagagagagagagagaaaggggtaATGCGAAGAAGGGCCGAGTCCCCATGATTGAATGCAAGCAGTAGATTTCCTTCAACCCCCGTTAAAGAAAAGGTCTGTTTGCACCTGGGTTGAATGTTTTTTAATATTACTCTCATGGTCTCACCTCGTTGCTCAAAATTATGAAAAGTATCACT
Above is a genomic segment from Phoenix dactylifera cultivar Barhee BC4 chromosome 2, palm_55x_up_171113_PBpolish2nd_filt_p, whole genome shotgun sequence containing:
- the LOC103705203 gene encoding zinc finger protein ZAT9-like, with product MEKHACKLCFRRFANGRALGGHMRSHVTLATPAAKAQLFHDSSASSTSAFSREAPAAAAEEVEERGGDVEGKGIGLCYGLRENPRKSFRLVDPEFSWSLAAVEAGSSSIVQDRESETESSHLIPTSPSHPRRSKRPRRAPPPPPPEHPEPEPVSSVSDTTPEEDVALSLMMLSRDIWTKTKTEAEDEDEEQRSNGWDEEDDAEEEEEEGQIVAGRSRPLPPPAGAARGRSKYQCGTCKKVFRSYQALGGHRASHKKSRGGCIPAVQAQIHDAESSEGNADRGPSKVHECPFCFRVFSSGQALGGHKRSHLVSSAAATTTISISSPAPLPPSPSFPRIIAKCGGNFSFIDLNLPAPIEDDVELSAVSDAEFIIANRTSN